The DNA segment CAACTCCGTACGACCCGAAGGCGTCTCCGGCCATCACGGCCGGGGCGCCTTCGGCGTTTCCGGGGGAGACTGCTCGCGTGCCGGACCACCTCGTCACCCTGCTGGGCAAGCCGGGCTGCCACCTGTGCGATGACGCGCGCGCCTTGGTCGTGCGGGTCGCGACGGATCTCGGCGTGGCGTGGGAGGAGCGCGACGTGACGACCGAAGACGCGCTGTACGAGGAGTACGCCGACCGCATCCCCGTCGTCCTCGTCGATGGCAAGGAGCACGGCTACTGGACAGTCGACGAAGGTCGCCTGCGCCGCGCCCTCGCCCGCTGAACCCCCATTGATCGCACCCAGCTGCTCCGCTACCCTGCGCCCTTCGTCGGCGCGCATGTTGTGCGCCGGTTTCGCGCTGCGCGCGTCTCTCGAGGGGGTTGGGTTCTTGTCCAGTTCGTCCCTGCATGCTCTGCGCCGGATTGGCCGATGGATGGTCTCGTTGTCCGTGATAGCCGCGGGAACCGCGGTGGGAGTGGCGGCGACCGCACCGCCATCGATGGCAGCCACGACGACCCGATTCGACTGCGTCGGTGTGGCAGAGTCGTACGTCGTGCCGCCGGCTGTCGTCGCGCTCGACGTGCTCCTCGCCGGCGCGTCAGGCGGCACTAACGAGACGGCAGGCCTCGGAGGAACCGTGGCGGCGCGGATCAACGTCGCCCCCGGCACGGTCCTCACCGTGAACGCGGGATGCGCTAACGGGTACAACGGCGGTGGCCTCGCACGCTACCGCCGGAACGGAGGAGGAGCTTCGGATATCCGTACCGGTGCCGCGACGCTCAACGACCGGATCGTCGTCGCGGGTGCCGGCGGCGGTGCCGGCCATCTGGATGGCGCGGCCGGAGGGTCAGGCGGATTCATTGGCACGCGTGGCGCCTTCGGCGTAGACCGACAGACAGGAGCCGTGCTGTACGGCGGGGACGGTGGCAGCCGAACCCACGGCGGTTCCGCTGGTCGTGTGTTGATCGGATCCCGCTGTCAGCTCGTCGACTACCCGGGCGACGGCGAGTTCGGTTCGGGTGGTGGCGGCGCGGTCCCCGTGCCCGGCTCCGGCGGGACGGGCGGCGGTGGAGGCGGCGGGTACTACGGGGGCGGCGGGGGTGACGCGACATGCAACGGCGGCGGTGCCGGTGGCGGCGGTTCAAGCTTCGGTCCGCCCGACGCGGTGTTCGCCACCGGCGTGAACCTGGGTGACGGGTACGTCGAGATCACGCCCGCGTCCGCGCCGGCGGTCAGCACGCCCTCTCCGACGTTCGCGTCCGATGACTGCGCCGGGGGCACTTTGATCGCCGACGTCATCGCCGCGGACGACACGCGCGTCCGTGTCCTCTCGCGCCAGCCCGACTCGCAGACGCTCTGGGTCTGCGTCCGTGCCGACGGGTCGGCGGTTCGTACGGGCGGGAAGTTCGTCGTCACGGCGCCAACCGGCATCGGCGGGCGGCCGACGGTCGACTCGGCGTCGAACGCGTGCACGGCGACGCCGGGTAACGGCGTTCCGACGCCGCATCCGCTGCTCTCCGGCGCTGTCGGCGATCCCGCGGATCCCACGACGTTTCTGCCGTACCTCCTCGACGCCTACAGCGGCGCGCAAGGCACCTGGGTCTGCGTCGGAGTCGGTCCTGTCCAGACGCGGTTCGTCGTGCCTTCGGGCATTGGTGTGTCACCCGCGCCGGTGACGTTCGTCGCCGATCCGCCTGGCCCGCACCCGCTGGCGCCGGTCCCCGCAGGCACCATCCCGTCTGGCGAGTGCCAGTCTCGTCCGAGCAACAACGCGTACCTCGATGTGGCGAGTGACGCCGGGCGGGTGTTAGTCCACCAGCGTCCGGTCGCAGAGAACGAGGTGGCGATCTGCGTCCGTGCGGAGTCGGTGGCCGCGGTCGGCGGCAGGCTGACGGTGCGCGTCGCCGGTGCAGAGGGGCTCCTCCCGTCTGTCACGACGAGCTCGACGGACATGTCTCCGTGCACCGTCCAGGTCTTCCACAACGACGCCCCGCTGATCGACATACGCCGCAGTTCGACCGGTGCCGTGCCCGCGTCGCTCTGCGTCACGGTCGGCACGGACTCGCTGCGCGTCACCGTGGGCACCGGCAGCGGCGGCGCGCCCGCCGACGTCACGTGGACCCCCGACCCCGGCACGCCCGGGCTGCCGTAAGCGGGAACGCACCCACCAGGGGCCGTCGGCACAACACCTCGCCGACGGCCCCTGGCGTGCGTACGCCCGACTTTGTGCAGGCGTTCACAAGGCGTATTCTCAATGGCACAAGCGAGCGGCCCGGACTCGGAGTGTGGCCGGGACCAAGGCTCGCGCGAGGGAGATCCGTGCGTACGCGAGCCTGGGGCGGGGCGTGAAAAGCTCGCGCGGCATACCCGAGGCCACGGTCGCCCGGCTGCCCGTCTACCTCCGCGCGCTGGCCGGCCTGGCCGACGGCGGCTCCGAGACGGTCTCCTCCGACGCCCTCGCTCTCGCGGCGGGCGTCAACTCCGCCAAGGTGCGCAAGGACCTCTCCCACCTCGGCTCGTACGGCACCCGCGGCGTCGGCTACGACGTCAACTACCTCGTCCACCAGATCTCCCGCGAGCTCGGCCTCACGCAGGACTGGGCCGTCGTCATCGTCGGCATCGGCAACCTGGGCCACGCGCTCGCCAACTATGGTGGGTTCGCCGAACGCGGCTTCCGCATCGCCGCCCTCGTCGACGCGGACCGCCGGCGAGTCGGCGAGGAGCTCGCCGGGGTCAACGTCAGCCACATGGACGACCTCGACGCGATCGTCCGCGAGTCGAAGGTCTCCATCGGCGTCATCGCCACTCCCGCGCACGCCGCGCAGGACGTGTGCGACCGTCTGGTGGCGGCCGGCGTGACGAGCATCCTCAACTTCGCCCCCGTCGTCATCAACGTCCCCGCGGGCGTCGACCTCCGCAAGGTGGACCTGTCGATCGAGCTGCAGATCCTGTCGTTCCACGAGCAGCGCAAGGCCGCGATGTCGCGCCTGCGAACGGCGGTGGAGTCGTGAGCGTCCTCGTCGTCGGCCTCTCCCACAAGACCGCCCCTGTCGACCTGCTCGAACGCGTCGCGATCCCCGCCGACCACGTGGCCAAGGCACTGAACGACCTCCAGGCCGGGCTGCACGTCGTCGAGTCCGCCGTCCTCTCCACGTGCAACCGCGTCGAGGTCTACGCGCACGTCACCCGTTTCCACGGCGGTGTCCAGGAGGTCAGCGACCTGCTGTCGCGGCTGTCCGGCGTTCCCCTCGAGGACCTATCCGACCACCTCTACGTCCACTACGAGGAGCGCGCGGTCCAGCACCTGTTCGCGGTCGCGTCCGGGCTCGACTCGATGGTCGTCGGCGAGGGGCAGATCCTCGGCCAGGTCCGCGGCGCGTTCAAGGTCGCGCAGGACGAGGGCAGCGTCTCGCGGGTGCTCGGCGAGCTGTTCCGCCACTCGCTGCGCGTCGGCAAGCGGGTCCGTACGGAGACCGCCATCGGCCGCGCCGGCGCCTCGCTCGTCGGGATCGGGCTGCGCGTCGCGCAGGCCACCCTCGGCCCCCTCGGCCCCGACACCAAGGCGCTCATCGTCGGCGCGGGCTCGATGGGCGCGCTGGCCGGTACGACGCTGCGCCGCGAGGGCGTCACCGACCTCGTCGTCGCCAACCGCACCGCCGACCGCGCCGCCGCCCTGGCCGGCACGCTGGACGGCCGTGGGATCGGCCTCGACGACCTCGCTGCCGCCATGGCCGGCGCCGACCTCGTGATCTCCTCGACCGGCGCCTCCGGCCTGGTGATCGAGGCCGATGCCGTACGCCGCGCCGTCGAGCAGCGTGAAGGCCGCCCGCTCTTCCTGCTCGACCTCGCGCTGCCCCGCGACGTCGATCCCGCCGTCCGCGAGATACCCGGCGTACGCCTCGCCGACCTCGACGCGCTGCGCGCCGTCCTCGACACCGAGGAGACCGGCGCCGACCTCGACGACGCGCGCGACATCGTGGCCGAGGAGGTCATGGCGTTCCTCGCGTGGCAGCGTTCGATGCGGGTCGCGCCGACGGTGGTCGCCCTGCGCGCCAAGGCCGACGCCCTCATCGCCGGTGAGCTCGAACGCCTCACCGCCCGCGTCCCCGACCTCGACGCGCGCTCGCGTACGGAGGTCGAGACCGCCGTACGCCGCGTCGTCGACAAGCTCCTGCACGCCCCGACGGTGCGCGTGAAGGAGCTGGCCGAGTCGCCCGGCGGCGACCAGTACGCCGAGGCGCTGCGCGAGCTGTTCATGCTCGATCCGCAGGTCGCCGAGGCCGTCATCGTGCCCGACGAGGTGACGCCGTGACGCTGCGCCTGGGCACGAGGAGGAGCGCGCTCGCGATGGCGCAGAGCGGCGGCGTCGCGGCCACGCTCATCGCCACCACGGGCCAGGACGTCGAGCTGGTCGAGATCACCACGCGCGGCGACACCGACCCCGGCGCGATCACGCAGATCGGCGGTACGGGCGTCTTCGTCTCCGCGCTGCGCGACGCGCTGCTCGCCGGCGAGGTCGACCTCGCGGTGCACTCGCTCAAGGACCTCCCGACCGAGCCCGCCGAGGGGTTGGTGGTCGCCGCGATCCCGACGCGCGAGGACCCGCGCGACGTGCTCTGCTCGCCCGCCGGGCTGACGCTCGGCGAGCTGCCGACCGGCGCCCGCGTCGGTACGGGCTCGCCGCGACGCGCCGCGCAGCTGCTCGCGCTGGGCCTGGGCATCGAGGTCGTCCCGATCCGCGGCAACGTCGACACCCGCCTCAAGAAGGCCATCGACGGCGAGGTCGACGCGGTCGTCCTCGCCCGCGCCGGACTGGCCCGGCTCGACCGGCTCGACGCTGTGAGCGAGGTGCTCGACCCGATCCAGCTGCTCCCGGCGCCCGGCCAGGGCGCGCTCGCGGTCGAGTGCGTCGCGGGGTCGCCGGTCGCCGACCTGCTGCGAGCCCTGGACGACCCCGACACCCGCGCCTGCGTCACCGCCGAGCGGGCGCTGCTCCGCGCGCTGGAGGCCGGCTGCACCGCGCCGGTCGGCGCGCTGGCAGACCTGGCCGACGACGAGATCTACCTGCGGGCCGCGGCCTGCGCCCCGGACGGCTCCGACGTCCTGCGGCAGAGCCTGACCGGACCCATGACGGAGCCGGAGGAGCTGGGGCGCCGGCTCGCGGCGATCCTGCTCGACGACGGCGCCGCGGAACTGATGGGGGAGCGCCCATGAGCGCCCGCAAGCCGAAGGGGTCGGTCGCGCTGGTCGGTGCGGGTCCCGGTGACCCGGGCCTGCTGACGCTGCGCGGCCGTGAGCTGCTCGAGCACGCCGACGTGGTCGTCATCGACCGCCTCGCGCCGCTCGCGCTGCTGGCGTACTGCAGGACCGACGTCGAGGTCATCGACGCAGGCAAGGCGCCGCACGGCGAGGGCATGACCCAGGCCGACATCAACGCCCTGCTCGTCGCGCACGCCAAGGACGGCAAGCACGTCGTACGCCTCAAGGGCGGCGACCCGTTCGTCTTCGGCCGCGGCGGCGAGGAGGCCGAGGCCTGCGTCAAGGCGCGCATCCCCTGGGAGGTCGTGCCGGGCGTGACGTCGGCGGTGGCCGTGCCTGCGTACGCCGGCGTCCCCGTCACACACAGGGGCCGTACGCAGGACTTCGCCGTCGTCTCCGGTCACGTCGACCCGAGCGCGCCCGACAGCACCGTCGACTGGCGCGCGCTCGCGACCGGCCCCGGCACCGTCGTGCTCCTCATGGGCGTCGAGAAGATCGGCAAGATCGCCGCCAAGCTCATCGAGCACGGCAAGGCCGGCGACACCCCCGTCGCGATGACGCAGTGGGGCACCACCGCGCGGCAGCGCACCGTCGTCGCCGACCTCAACACCATCGAGGAGACGGCCAACGCCGCCGGCATGAAGGCGCCCGCCGTCACCGTCATCGGCGAGGTCGTCAAGCTGCGCGACAAGCTCAACTGGTACGAGTCCCGCCCGCTGTTCGGCATGACCGTGCTCGTCCCGCGGACCCGTCAGCAGGCGGGGACGCTGTCGTACGAGGTCCGCGCGCTCGGCGGCTCGCCGCTCGAGGTCCCGACCATCGCCATCGAGCCGCCGCGCAACCCCGAGCCGATGCGCCGCGCCGTCAGCGGGCTGGTGCAGGGGCGGTACCAGTGGGTGGCGTTCACCTCGGTCAACGCCGTCCGCGCCGTCCGCGAGGGGCTGGAGTCCGTGGGTCTCGACCCCCGCGCGCTGGCCGGCGTGAGGATCGCCGCCGTGGGCGACGCAACCGTGGAAGCGTTGCGGGAGTGGGGACTCCGGGCCGACCTCGTGCCCGACGCCGCGATGTCGTCGGAGGAGCTGGGCAAGGTCTGGCCGCCGTACGACCCGCAGCTCGACTTCCTCGATCGCGTCCTGCTGCCGCGCGCCGACATCGCGACCGAGACGCTCGTCGCGGCTGTGAAGGCGAAGGGCTGGGCGGTCGACGAGGTCACGGCGTACCGCACCGTCCGCGCGCAGCCGCCGGCCGACGAGGTCAAGGCCGCCGTCCGCAACGGCGACGTCGACGCCGTCGTCTTCACGTCGTCCTCGACCGTCAAGAACCTCGTCGCGCTCTGCGGCAAGCCGCACGAGCGGACGCTCGTCGCGGCCATCGGCCCGCAGACCGCCGCCGCCGCGCGCGAGGCGGGCCTGCGCGTCGACGTCGAGTCCAAGGTGGCGACCGTCGCGGCCGTCACCAAGGCGCTCGGCGACTTCGTGGTGGCGGGCCGTACGGCCGCGCTCGAGGCCGCCGCGAAGCCTGCCCGCAAGGCGCCCGCGAAGAAGCCCGTTGCGAAGGCCGTGCCCGTCAAGAAGGCGCCGGCCAAGAAGGCTCCTGCCAAGGCCGCCCCTGCCAAGGCCGCCCCTGCCAAGGCCAAGGCGCGGACGAAGCGATGACGACGCCGCCGCCGTTCCCCGTGTCGAGGCCGCGGCGGCTGCGCCGTACGCCCGCTCTCCGCAGGCTCGCCGCCGAGACGCGGCTGCACCCGAGCGACCTCGTGCTGCCGCTGTTCGTCAAGGAGGGCATCGCCGACCCCGCGCCCGTCGCGTCGATGCCGGGTGTCGTCCAGCACACCCGCGACTCGCTGCGGAAGGCCGCCGTCGAGGCGGTCGAGGCCGGCGTCGGCGGGCTGATCCTCTTCGGCATCCCCGCGGTCAAGGATGCGCGCGGCTCGGCCGCCGACGACCCCGACGGCATCGTCCAGGTGGCGCTGCGCGACCTCGTCTCCGAGCTGGGCGACAGCACGGTGCTCATGACCGACTGCTGCCTCGACGAGTACACCGACCACGGCCACTGCGGCCTGCTCCGCGAGGACGGCTCCGTCGACAACGACGCCACGCTCGCCCGCTACGCCGCCGCCGCCGTCGCGCAGGCTCGTGCCGGGTCCGCCGTCGTCGCGCCGAGCGGGATGATGGACGGCCAGGTCGCCGCGATCCGCGATGCCTTGGATGCCAACGGCTTCGACGAGGTCGCGATCCTCGCGTACAGCGCGAAGTACGCCAGCGCGTTCTACGGCCCGTTCCGGGACGCGGCCGAGTGCGCACCCCAGTTCGGTGACCGGGCGGCGTACCAGCAGGACCCGGCCAACGCCGGCGAGGCCGTCCGCGAGGTGCTGCTCGACCTCGCCGAGGGCGCCGACATGGTCATGGTGAAGCCGGCGATGGCGTACCTCGACGTCGTCCGCCGCGTCGCCGACGTGTCCGGGGTCCCTGTGGCGGCGTACCAGGTGTCGGGGGAGTACGCGATGGTCGAGGCCGCCGCCGCCAACGGCTGGCTCGACCGCGACCGCACGATCCTCGAGACGCTGACGTCGATCCGCCGCGCGGGTGCCGACATCGTGCTGACGTACTGGGCCACCGAGGTCGCGCGCGCGCTCCGGTAGGTACGCGGCGGCCTCACGCCGAATCTCCCAGGGCATGAAGCGCCTGGTCGCCGTCCTCGCGGCTCTCTTGCTCGCCACGCCCGCCGCGCCGCCGTCGGCTGCGGCCGACGTGACGTACGAGTCGGTGTACTTCCCTTCGGCGGACGGCACGCTGCTGCACGCCGAGGTCTTCCGGCCCGCCGGCGGGGGCCGCGCGCCCGTGGTGCTCCTCGTCTCGCCGTACAACAACGGCACCAGCGTCACGGTGGACGACCGGCAGCCGGGCAACCTGCACTACGCGCCGTTTCAGACGCTGCTCGACCAGGGGTACGCCGTCGTCCAGGCCAGCCTGCGCGGCTACAGCGCGAGCGGCGGCTGCGGCGACTGGGGCGGCAAGGGCGAGCAGGCCGACGCCAAGGCCGCAGTGGAGTGGGCCGCGAGCCAGCGCTGGTCCACCGGGCGTGTGGGGATGTACGGCATCTCGTACGACGGGTGGACGCAGATCATGGCGCTCGCCACGAAGCCGCGCGGGCTCGCGGCGGTCGTCGCGCAGGCGCCGCTCACCGACGGGTACCGCGCGTTCTGGATGAACGGCTCGCACTACCAGGGCGCCTGGTGGATCTCGGCGACGGTCGGCTACGGGACGACCGACCTCAAGCCGCCGAACCAGGCCCAGGGCCCCGAGGGACTCGTCAACGCCACCACCGGCACCGCTCTCAACCCGCACTGCTACGCGTCCAACGCGGCGTTCACCGCGACGGGCGACAAGTCGCTGCCGTACTGGCGGGAGCGCGACATCGTCGCGCGCGCGGCGGAGTCGAGGGTGCCGGTGCTGTGGTCGCAGGGCTTCCGCGACATCCAGGTGAAGCCCGACAACTTCGCGGTGCTGTATCCGAGGCTGCGCGGTCCGAAGCGGACGTGGGTCGGCCAGTTCACCCACCGCGCGCCCAACCACGCCGGCGTCGAGGCCGTCGCCGCGCGCTACGTCAGCGAGGCGATCGACTGGTTCGACGCGTACGTGAAGCGCGACCCCGCCGCGCTCGCGCGCGTCGAGGCCGAGCCCGAGGCAGTCGTGCAGGAGGGCGACGGCCGCTGGCGCACCGACACGGCGTGGCCGCCGCGCGACGCGCGCGCGACCTCACTGAGGCTGCGTTCGGGGACGTACTTCGAGGACCCGCGCGACGACGGCAAGCAGCCGACCGACGAGGGCGACATCGTCTGGTCGGTCAGCAGGCCGCTGCCGTACGCCGTGCACCTCGCGGGCATCCCGCGCGTGACGCTCACCGCGCAGGGCATCGGTCCCGCGCAGGTCGTCGTCAAGGTCTACGACGTCGACCCGGCCGGCCAGGCCCGCATGGTGACGCGCGCCGTCCACGCGAACGTCAGCGGCAAGGTGTCGTTCGACCTGTACCCGCAGGACTGGCGGTTCGAGCCGGGCCACCGCATCGCGGTCGGCGTGCAGGGCAGCGACACGTTCTGGTCGGGGCCGCGCTCGCACTACCCGCCGGGCACCGACTTCGTCCGCGTCGCGACCGGCGGCAACGTCGCCGTCAGCGGTGCGTCGCTGACGGTGCCCGCGCTGCGCGACGAGCGGACGACGTTCCTCTTCCCGCAGCGCATCGCGGCGGTCGCGCCGGAGCTGACGCTGACGGCGGCGCAGCTCGCGGCGTACGAGACGGCGTTCCGGCTCCCGGCGAGGATGCGCTGATGCACCGCCTCGTCGGCGTCCTCGCGGCCCTCCTGCTCGCGGTCCCCGCCGCGCCGTCGTCGGTCGCGGCGACGACGACGTACGAGACGGCGTACTTCCCCTCGGGCGACGGCACGATGCTGCACGCCGAGGTCTACCGCCCCGCCGGCTCCGGCAAGGTGCCGGTCGTGCTGCTGCTGTCGCCGTACAACAACGGCACCGGCGTCCTGTTCGAGGACCGGGGGCCAGGCAAGCTGCACTACCCGCAGCTTCAGACGTTGCTTGACCGCGGCTACGCCGTCGCGCAGGTCACGCTGCGCGGGTTCGGCGCGAGCGGCGGCTGCGGCGACCTCGGCGGCAACGGCGAGCAGGCCGACGCGAAGGCGTCCGTCGAGTGGGCGGCGTCGCGGCCGTGGTCCACGGGCCGAGTGGGCATGTGGGGCATCTCGTACGACGGGTGGACGCAGATCATGGCGCTCGCCACGAAACCGCGAGGCCTCGCGGCGGTCGTCGCGCAGGCGCCGCTGTCGGCGGGCTACCGCGGCTTCTGGATGAACGGCTCCCACTACATGCACGGCTGGTGGCTCACCGCCGCCAACGGCTACGGGCTGCTCGACCTGAAGCCGCCGAACCAGGCGTACGGCCCCGAGGGTGTCGTGAACGCCGGCACCGGCACGGCCACGAGCCCGCACTGCTATGCCACCAACGCCTCCATGACCGCAGTCGGCGACCCGTCGATCCCGTACTGGCGCGAGCGCGACCTCGTCGCGCGCGCCGCGCAGTCGACGGTGCCGGTGCTGTGGTCGCACGGCTTCCGCGACCCGTCGGTGAAGCCCGACAACATGACCGCGCTCTATCCGCTGCTGCGCGGGCCGAAGCGCGCGTGGGTCGGCCAGTTCGGCCACCGCGCGCCGCAGGACCCCAACGACCCGGCCGTCCTCGCGCGGTACAGCGCCGAGGCCGTCGACTGGCTCGACGCGTACGTCCGCCAGGACCCGGCGGCTCTCGAGCGCGTCACCGCCGCGCCGGAGGCGGTCGTGCAGGAGGGCGACGGCCGTTGGCGCAACGACACCGCGTGGCCGCCCCGCGACGCCCGCGCGACGTCGCTGCGGCTGCGGGAGGGGACGTACGTCGAGGACCCGCGCGACGACGGCACCCAGCCGGCCGACGACGGCGAGGTGCTGTGGTCGGTGAGCAGGCCGCTGCCGTACGCCGTGCACCTCTCGGGGGTGCCGCGCGTGACGCTCACCGCGCGGGGTACCGGTCCGGCGCAGGTGGTCGTCAAGGTGTTCGACGTCGACCCGACCGGCGCGGCCCGCGTCGTCACGCGCGGCGTGCACGCGGCGGTGGCAGGGCGCGTGTCGTTCGAGCTCTATCCGCAGGACTGGCGCTTCGAGCCGGGCCATCGCATCGCCGTCGCGGTGCAGGGCAGCGACACGTACTGGTCGTACCCGTACGCCAACGCCCGCCCCGCCACCGGCCTCACCGTCGGCGTCGACGACGCCGCGCTGGCGGTGCCCGCGCTGCGGCAGGAGCGGACGGCGTTCCTGCACACCGCGCGTACCGACGTCGCACCCGAGCTGACGCTCACGCCGGCGCGAGTGGCGGCGGCCGAGACGGCGTTCCGGCTGCCGCCGAGGATGCGCTGATGCGCAGGGTCGCCCTCGCGCTCGCGGCGCTCGTCCTCGCCGCGCTGCCCGTCCCCGCGTCGGCCGCGACGACGTACGAGGAGACGTACATCGCCTCGGCCGACGGCACGCGGCTGCACACCGAGATCTTCCGGAAGCGGACGGGTCGGCTGCCGGTGGCGCTCATCGTGTCGCCGTACCTGCACGGGGACGCGTACCTGCGCGGCCCGGAGGCCGAGGCGCTGCTCGACCGCGGCTACGCCGTCGTGCAGACGGCGCTGCGCGGCTACGGCGGCAGTGACGGCTGCAGCGACCTCGGCGGCAAGGGCGAGCAGTCCGACGTGAAGGCCGCGGTCGAGTGGGCGGCGCGGCAGTCGTGGTCGACCGGCCGCGTCGGCATGTGGGGGCTGTCGTACGAAGGCTGGACGCAGGTCATGGCGCTCGCCACCCGACCGCGCGGGCTCGCGGCCGTCGCGATCCAGTCACCGCTGGTGAGCCTGTACCACGGCCTCTACATGAACCGCGCGCACTACGGCGGCGTCTGGTGGGCCATGCCGGCGTCGTACGGCGCCGACGACCTCGGCGGCACCGGCTCGCCCCAGCCCACCGACGCGACCTGCTACGCCGCGAACCTCACCGAGACGACGGGCGCCGACCCGGACACGGCGTACTACCGCGAGCGCGACCTGATCGCCCGCGCCAGGACGTCGCGGGTGCCGGTGCTCTGGTCGCACGGGTTCAACGACGTCAACACCAAGCCCGACAACCTCTCGGCGCTGTATCCGCTGCTGCGCGGGCCGAAGCGCGCGTGGGTCGGGCAGTTCCCGCACGTGACGCCGCCGGGCGGCGTCGGGCCGCGGTACCTGCGCGAGGTCGTGGACTGGTTCGACGCGTACGTCCGCGGCGACCGCGCCGCGCTCCGCCGGGTGACCGCCGCCCCGCGCGCGGTCGTGCAGCAGGGCGACGGGCGCTGGCGTACGGACTCGGCGTGGCCGCCGCGCGACGCGCGCGCCGTGACGTCGCGGCTGCGTTCGGGGACGTTCACCGACATCCCCGCCAACGACGGCAGCCAGGGCCACGAGGACGGCGCGGTGCTGTGGTCGTTCAGCCAGCGGCTGCCGTACGCCGTGCACCTCTCCGGCGCGCCGCGCGTGACGGTCACGGTGCGCGGCACGGCGCCCGCGCAGGTCGTCGTCAAGGTGTACGACGTCGGCCCGGAGGGCGAGGCCGTGCCGGTGACCCGCGGCGTGCACGCTCTGGTGGACGGCAAGGCGTCGTTCGAGCTGTACCCGCAGGACTGGCGGTTCGCGCCTGGACACCGGATCGGGGTCGCGGTGCTCGGCAGCGACGGGACGTTCTGGTCGCCCGCGGCGGGCGGGCAGGTGACGGTGAGCGGCGCGTCCCTGGCGGTGCCCGCTCTGCGCTACGAGCGCGGCGCGTCGTTCGCGGACACGTCGTCCACGAAGCCGGCGCAGTTCACGGTGGTCCCGGACGT comes from the Frankiaceae bacterium genome and includes:
- a CDS encoding CocE/NonD family hydrolase gives rise to the protein MKRLVAVLAALLLATPAAPPSAAADVTYESVYFPSADGTLLHAEVFRPAGGGRAPVVLLVSPYNNGTSVTVDDRQPGNLHYAPFQTLLDQGYAVVQASLRGYSASGGCGDWGGKGEQADAKAAVEWAASQRWSTGRVGMYGISYDGWTQIMALATKPRGLAAVVAQAPLTDGYRAFWMNGSHYQGAWWISATVGYGTTDLKPPNQAQGPEGLVNATTGTALNPHCYASNAAFTATGDKSLPYWRERDIVARAAESRVPVLWSQGFRDIQVKPDNFAVLYPRLRGPKRTWVGQFTHRAPNHAGVEAVAARYVSEAIDWFDAYVKRDPAALARVEAEPEAVVQEGDGRWRTDTAWPPRDARATSLRLRSGTYFEDPRDDGKQPTDEGDIVWSVSRPLPYAVHLAGIPRVTLTAQGIGPAQVVVKVYDVDPAGQARMVTRAVHANVSGKVSFDLYPQDWRFEPGHRIAVGVQGSDTFWSGPRSHYPPGTDFVRVATGGNVAVSGASLTVPALRDERTTFLFPQRIAAVAPELTLTAAQLAAYETAFRLPARMR
- a CDS encoding CocE/NonD family hydrolase, whose amino-acid sequence is MHRLVGVLAALLLAVPAAPSSVAATTTYETAYFPSGDGTMLHAEVYRPAGSGKVPVVLLLSPYNNGTGVLFEDRGPGKLHYPQLQTLLDRGYAVAQVTLRGFGASGGCGDLGGNGEQADAKASVEWAASRPWSTGRVGMWGISYDGWTQIMALATKPRGLAAVVAQAPLSAGYRGFWMNGSHYMHGWWLTAANGYGLLDLKPPNQAYGPEGVVNAGTGTATSPHCYATNASMTAVGDPSIPYWRERDLVARAAQSTVPVLWSHGFRDPSVKPDNMTALYPLLRGPKRAWVGQFGHRAPQDPNDPAVLARYSAEAVDWLDAYVRQDPAALERVTAAPEAVVQEGDGRWRNDTAWPPRDARATSLRLREGTYVEDPRDDGTQPADDGEVLWSVSRPLPYAVHLSGVPRVTLTARGTGPAQVVVKVFDVDPTGAARVVTRGVHAAVAGRVSFELYPQDWRFEPGHRIAVAVQGSDTYWSYPYANARPATGLTVGVDDAALAVPALRQERTAFLHTARTDVAPELTLTPARVAAAETAFRLPPRMR
- a CDS encoding CocE/NonD family hydrolase; this encodes MRRVALALAALVLAALPVPASAATTYEETYIASADGTRLHTEIFRKRTGRLPVALIVSPYLHGDAYLRGPEAEALLDRGYAVVQTALRGYGGSDGCSDLGGKGEQSDVKAAVEWAARQSWSTGRVGMWGLSYEGWTQVMALATRPRGLAAVAIQSPLVSLYHGLYMNRAHYGGVWWAMPASYGADDLGGTGSPQPTDATCYAANLTETTGADPDTAYYRERDLIARARTSRVPVLWSHGFNDVNTKPDNLSALYPLLRGPKRAWVGQFPHVTPPGGVGPRYLREVVDWFDAYVRGDRAALRRVTAAPRAVVQQGDGRWRTDSAWPPRDARAVTSRLRSGTFTDIPANDGSQGHEDGAVLWSFSQRLPYAVHLSGAPRVTVTVRGTAPAQVVVKVYDVGPEGEAVPVTRGVHALVDGKASFELYPQDWRFAPGHRIGVAVLGSDGTFWSPAAGGQVTVSGASLAVPALRYERGASFADTSSTKPAQFTVVPDVVKAGETTFRLPPRMRP